The following coding sequences lie in one Vibrio sp. BS-M-Sm-2 genomic window:
- the nhaC gene encoding Na+/H+ antiporter NhaC has protein sequence MKQSKTRLPNLLQVFIALGLFLSLAFSFTAKLDLPIQLALYIGWFIIMVLGIRLGHQYKDLEKAALKGISNGLGAVLILLAVGALVGTWISGGIVPTIIYYGLKAIHPSIFLLATMIICSLTALATGTSWGAAGTAGIAMMGIGQGLGVPAPITAGAVLSGCYFGDKMSPLSDSVILASSMSGVEVVEHIKGMLPVALISYVITGIMFTAFGFHYAGNVDMSQVDSVIKAMEVQFYITPYSFVPVLIVLGLLAFRMPSFPVISFGSLLGIIWAVMIQDIDFLTAFNTAWAPFSISSGVEFIDSILNRGGMSSMLGSVAVIVFGLGFGGLLDKVGVLETIAKVFERRVNSAGSLATSTIGTAFMGNVFGSAMYVSLILTPKICAKNYDRLGYKRKNLSRNAEFGGTLTSGMVPWSDNGIYMASILGVATLSYAPFMWLSFICIIVTIVTSYMGWFVDKCEPTAPAFEAEEATELSKQQA, from the coding sequence ATGAAGCAGAGTAAAACTCGCCTACCGAACCTATTACAGGTATTCATCGCGTTAGGACTATTTCTATCCCTTGCTTTTTCCTTTACAGCAAAGCTTGACCTTCCAATTCAACTTGCCTTGTATATTGGCTGGTTCATTATCATGGTTCTTGGTATTCGTCTTGGACACCAATACAAAGACTTAGAAAAAGCAGCACTCAAAGGAATATCCAATGGCTTAGGCGCGGTTTTAATACTTTTAGCCGTTGGCGCTCTTGTTGGTACTTGGATCTCAGGCGGGATCGTACCTACTATCATTTACTATGGTCTGAAAGCTATCCACCCTTCTATCTTCCTTTTAGCGACCATGATCATCTGTTCTCTAACCGCATTGGCAACTGGTACTTCTTGGGGCGCTGCGGGTACAGCAGGTATCGCAATGATGGGTATCGGCCAAGGTCTCGGTGTTCCAGCGCCGATTACTGCGGGTGCAGTGCTGTCAGGCTGTTACTTCGGTGACAAGATGTCTCCGCTTTCTGATTCAGTGATTCTGGCTTCTTCAATGTCTGGTGTTGAAGTGGTTGAACACATCAAGGGCATGTTGCCAGTTGCGTTAATCAGCTACGTGATTACAGGCATCATGTTTACTGCGTTTGGTTTCCACTACGCGGGCAACGTTGACATGAGCCAAGTAGACTCTGTAATCAAAGCGATGGAAGTTCAGTTCTACATCACCCCTTATTCATTCGTTCCAGTACTTATCGTGCTTGGTCTGTTGGCTTTCCGTATGCCTTCCTTCCCGGTTATCAGCTTTGGTTCTTTGCTGGGTATTATCTGGGCAGTCATGATCCAAGATATCGACTTCCTAACGGCATTCAACACTGCTTGGGCACCGTTCTCAATCTCATCTGGCGTAGAGTTTATTGATTCGATTCTTAACCGTGGCGGTATGTCTTCCATGCTTGGTTCGGTTGCGGTTATCGTATTTGGTCTAGGTTTCGGTGGCTTACTGGATAAAGTGGGCGTACTAGAGACAATCGCTAAAGTGTTTGAGCGCCGCGTAAACAGCGCAGGCTCACTAGCGACTAGCACCATTGGCACGGCTTTCATGGGTAACGTATTCGGTTCTGCAATGTACGTATCGTTAATCCTTACGCCAAAAATCTGTGCGAAAAACTACGACCGTTTAGGCTACAAACGTAAGAACCTATCGCGTAATGCTGAGTTTGGTGGCACGTTAACGTCGGGTATGGTTCCGTGGAGTGATAACGGCATCTACATGGCGAGTATTCTTGGCGTTGCGACGCTGTCTTACGCGCCGTTCATGTGGCTAAGCTTCATCTGTATCATTGTAACTATCGTGACGTCTTATATGGGTTGGTTCGTTGATAAGTGTGAACCAACAGCACCAGCGTTTGAAGCTGAAGAAGCGACAGAGCTAAGCAAGCAACAAGCTTAA
- the asd gene encoding aspartate-semialdehyde dehydrogenase, whose amino-acid sequence MRVGLVGWRGMVGSVLMQRMVEEKDFDLIEPVYYSTSQIGIPAPVLGGKDAGLLQDAFDIDSLKQLDAVITCQGGDYTSKVYPALRQAGWKGYWIDAASTLRMDADSIITLDPVNLAQIQQGIHSGTNTFVGGNCTVSLMLMALGGLYEKGMVEWMSAMTYQAASGAGAKNMRELISQMGVINDSVSSELANPSSSILDIDKKVADTIRSSSFPTDQFGAPLAGSLIPWIDVKRENGQSKEEWKAGVEANKILGLDGQPIPIDGTCVRIGAMRCHAQALTIKLKQDVPMDEIEEIIATHNDWVKVIPNDRDITAQELTPAKVTGTMSVPVGRLRKMSMGNDFLNAFTVGDQLLWGAAEPLRRTLRIILAEKA is encoded by the coding sequence ATGAGAGTAGGTCTAGTTGGTTGGCGCGGTATGGTGGGTTCTGTACTGATGCAACGTATGGTTGAAGAGAAAGACTTCGACTTGATTGAGCCTGTTTATTACAGCACATCTCAGATTGGTATTCCTGCCCCTGTTCTAGGTGGTAAAGATGCGGGTCTACTTCAAGACGCTTTTGATATTGATAGCCTAAAACAGCTTGATGCTGTGATTACTTGTCAAGGCGGCGATTACACATCAAAAGTATACCCAGCACTGCGTCAAGCAGGTTGGAAAGGTTACTGGATTGATGCAGCTTCTACTCTGCGTATGGACGCTGATTCAATCATCACTCTTGATCCTGTTAACTTGGCTCAAATTCAGCAAGGCATTCACAGTGGCACCAACACTTTCGTTGGCGGTAACTGTACTGTGAGCTTAATGCTTATGGCTCTAGGTGGCCTGTACGAGAAAGGCATGGTTGAGTGGATGAGTGCCATGACTTACCAAGCAGCTTCTGGTGCGGGTGCTAAGAACATGCGTGAGCTGATCTCACAAATGGGTGTGATCAACGACAGCGTAAGTTCTGAGTTAGCGAACCCTTCAAGTTCAATTCTTGATATCGATAAGAAAGTGGCTGATACGATTCGTTCATCTTCATTCCCAACAGACCAATTTGGTGCTCCACTTGCGGGCTCACTGATTCCTTGGATCGATGTGAAGCGTGAAAACGGTCAGAGCAAAGAAGAGTGGAAAGCGGGTGTTGAAGCGAACAAGATTCTTGGTCTAGACGGTCAACCGATTCCTATCGATGGTACCTGTGTACGTATCGGTGCAATGCGTTGTCACGCTCAAGCGCTAACGATTAAGCTCAAGCAAGACGTGCCAATGGACGAGATCGAAGAGATCATCGCGACGCACAATGATTGGGTTAAAGTGATTCCTAATGACCGCGACATCACAGCACAGGAGCTAACACCAGCGAAAGTAACAGGCACTATGTCTGTACCAGTCGGTCGTCTGCGCAAGATGTCGATGGGCAACGACTTCCTAAACGCATTCACGGTTGGTGACCAATTGCTTTGGGGTGCTGCAGAACCACTACGTCGTACTCTGCGCATTATCCTTGCTGAGAAAGCGTAA
- a CDS encoding prepilin-type N-terminal cleavage/methylation domain-containing protein, producing MKANLKGFTLIELIVVIVIIGVLAVVAAPRFLNIQHDARASVMEGLGASVHTAADLAFEKAAVAGMEDQERYLVPNYGSVQFGYPAVEKGGTENFLAIDSGYHDLTKEWTWAAHNNGSVGDPDLWLITRSEYLSDVLPNDFNTAIEKTQCYVKYTAAMEANDDYQVEVFTDGC from the coding sequence ATGAAAGCAAACCTTAAAGGTTTTACTCTTATCGAGTTGATTGTTGTTATCGTCATTATTGGTGTTTTAGCGGTTGTTGCAGCACCTAGGTTTTTAAACATACAACATGATGCTAGGGCTTCGGTTATGGAAGGGTTAGGGGCATCAGTCCATACCGCAGCGGATTTAGCATTCGAAAAAGCAGCTGTGGCAGGAATGGAAGACCAAGAACGTTACCTCGTACCAAACTACGGAAGCGTACAGTTTGGCTACCCTGCTGTTGAAAAAGGGGGAACGGAAAACTTTTTGGCGATTGATTCTGGGTACCATGATTTAACGAAAGAGTGGACTTGGGCTGCACATAATAATGGGTCTGTTGGCGACCCTGATTTGTGGCTGATTACCCGATCGGAATATTTGTCGGACGTTCTTCCCAATGACTTCAATACCGCTATCGAGAAGACCCAATGCTATGTGAAATACACGGCTGCGATGGAAGCAAATGATGACTACCAAGTGGAAGTTTTCACAGATGGCTGTTAG
- a CDS encoding ion transporter — translation MSRKPLKHHLYVIIFGTHTPAGRAFDISLIVAILASLLVLILESIPNVMSEWSQQLRYIEYTFTALFTLEYLLRLYCSPKPKSYATSFYGVVDLLAILPTYLAIIFPGASFMGVVRLLRVMRIFRILKLVRYLQDSNILLRSLLMARRKILIFFSTVGILVVIFGALIFVIEGPENGFTSIPHSIYWAIVTITTVGYGDMVPQTALGKAIASLTMLLGYSILAVPTGIITAELSNEMNSHKELVKCPNCNRAGHDSDAMYCKHCASELADPDKRVVTDKTE, via the coding sequence ATGTCACGCAAGCCACTCAAGCATCATTTGTACGTCATTATCTTTGGTACTCACACGCCTGCCGGACGTGCATTTGATATCTCTCTGATCGTTGCAATCTTGGCTTCGCTGTTAGTTCTAATCTTAGAGTCCATTCCTAATGTAATGAGTGAATGGTCACAACAGCTGCGTTATATCGAATACACCTTTACTGCACTCTTCACTCTTGAGTATTTGTTGAGGCTTTATTGCTCTCCAAAGCCAAAATCTTACGCTACTAGCTTTTATGGTGTCGTTGACCTATTAGCGATTCTTCCAACCTACTTAGCGATCATCTTCCCTGGCGCTTCGTTTATGGGTGTGGTGAGGCTGCTTCGTGTGATGCGTATCTTCCGAATCCTAAAACTGGTTCGCTACCTGCAAGATTCCAATATTCTGTTGCGCTCACTGTTAATGGCAAGACGAAAGATACTGATCTTCTTCAGCACCGTTGGGATCTTAGTCGTTATCTTTGGTGCTCTGATCTTTGTTATTGAAGGACCAGAAAATGGCTTCACTAGTATTCCTCACAGCATCTATTGGGCAATCGTGACCATCACGACAGTGGGATATGGTGACATGGTGCCGCAGACCGCGCTTGGCAAAGCCATAGCATCACTGACCATGCTATTGGGTTACTCAATTTTGGCGGTGCCGACAGGGATTATTACTGCAGAACTCAGTAATGAAATGAACTCACACAAAGAGTTGGTTAAGTGTCCTAACTGCAACCGAGCGGGTCATGATTCTGACGCCATGTATTGCAAACACTGTGCAAGCGAATTGGCAGATCCAGACAAGCGTGTCGTCACCGACAAGACCGAATAA
- a CDS encoding YchE family NAAT transporter gives MQGLELAIFMQFFLGLVAAVNPIGIMPVFVSLTAHMPPEERNRTALQANIAVAVILIVSLVAGQMLLDMFSISLDSFRVAGGLLLLSIAFSMMSGKLGEDKQNKQEKSEYISKEQIGVVPLAMPLMAGPGAISSTIVYGSRYPAAIDTVGIGISIIAFATCSWLLFRSAPVIVRFLGQTGINVITRIMGLILGALGIEFIANGLRNLFPGLA, from the coding sequence ATGCAAGGCTTAGAACTCGCAATTTTTATGCAATTCTTCCTTGGGCTTGTTGCTGCCGTAAACCCAATCGGCATCATGCCTGTTTTTGTTTCTCTTACTGCTCATATGCCGCCAGAAGAGAGGAACAGGACAGCCTTACAAGCAAACATTGCTGTTGCCGTGATCCTCATTGTCTCTCTTGTTGCGGGGCAAATGCTACTTGATATGTTTAGTATCTCACTGGACTCATTTCGTGTTGCAGGTGGTTTACTATTACTGAGCATCGCATTTTCGATGATGAGCGGTAAGCTCGGTGAAGATAAGCAGAACAAACAAGAAAAATCTGAATACATCAGCAAAGAGCAGATCGGTGTTGTTCCACTTGCTATGCCGCTAATGGCAGGTCCGGGTGCAATCAGCTCGACCATTGTTTACGGGTCTCGCTACCCTGCTGCTATTGATACGGTAGGAATCGGCATTAGCATCATCGCATTCGCAACATGCTCTTGGCTTTTGTTCCGTTCAGCGCCAGTTATCGTTCGTTTCCTAGGTCAAACGGGTATCAACGTGATCACTCGTATCATGGGTTTGATTCTTGGCGCATTGGGCATCGAGTTCATCGCCAATGGCTTACGTAATTTGTTCCCAGGTTTGGCATAA
- the adhE gene encoding bifunctional acetaldehyde-CoA/alcohol dehydrogenase — MPVTNLAELDALVARVKAAQEEFATFSQEKVDAIFRAASLAANHARIPLAQQAVAESGMGIVEDKVIKNHFASEFIYNKYKDEKTCGILEEDDNLGTMTIAEPVGIICGIVPTTNPTSTAIFKSLISLKTRNGIIFSPHPRAKNSTNDAAKLVLDAAVAAGAPKDIIGWIDQPSVELSNALMKHDGIALILATGGPGMVKAAYSSGKPAIGVGAGNVPVVIDETADIKRAVASILMSKTFDNGVVCASEQAAIVVSEVYDEVKERFASHKAHVLSKADADKVRKVLLIDGNLNAKIVGQPAPAIAEMAGVKVPADTKVLVGEGLGKVSYDDEFAHEKLSPTLGLFRADDFEDAVAQAVTMVEIGGIGHTSGLYTNQDTNADRIRYFGDKMKTARILINIPTTHGGIGDLYNFNVAPSLTLGCGSWGGNSISENVGPKHLINKKTVAKRAENMLWHKLPKSIYFRRGSLPIAMSDLEGKKRAFLVTDRFLFNNGYADDVVSLLKAQGIEVQTFFDVEADPTLSVVEKGAEAMKSFQPDVILALGGGSPMDAAKIMWVMYEHPETHFEELAMRFMDIRKRIYKFPKMGQKAELVCITTTSGTGSEVTPFAVVTDDKTGAKYPLADYEITPNMAIVDANLVMNMPKSLTAFGGYDAVTHALEAYVSVLANEYSDGQALQALKMLKEYLPSSYKNGAADPIAREKVHNAATIAGVAFANAFLGVCHSMAHKIGAEFHLPHGLANALLISNVVRYNANDNPTKQTAFSQYDRPQARRRYAEVADHLGLSQAGDRTAQKIERLLTWLEELKKDLDIPLSIQAAGVNESDFIAKLDELAVEAFDDQCTGANPRYPLITELKEVLTTSYFGQPYVEGETFEGTTVILKKADQKPAEAKAPKAKKEKANA, encoded by the coding sequence ATGCCTGTAACTAACTTAGCGGAACTTGATGCTCTAGTAGCTCGCGTTAAAGCAGCACAAGAAGAGTTTGCAACATTCTCTCAAGAGAAAGTAGACGCAATCTTCCGTGCAGCTTCTCTTGCTGCTAACCACGCTCGTATTCCACTAGCACAACAAGCAGTTGCTGAATCTGGAATGGGTATTGTTGAAGATAAGGTTATCAAAAACCACTTTGCATCTGAATTTATCTACAACAAATACAAAGACGAAAAAACATGTGGCATCTTAGAAGAAGATGACAACCTAGGCACAATGACTATCGCTGAGCCTGTAGGTATCATTTGTGGTATCGTTCCAACAACGAACCCAACTTCTACAGCAATCTTCAAATCTCTAATTTCTCTTAAGACACGTAACGGCATCATCTTCTCGCCACACCCACGTGCAAAGAACTCAACTAACGACGCAGCGAAACTAGTTCTAGACGCAGCTGTTGCAGCGGGTGCTCCAAAAGACATCATCGGTTGGATCGACCAACCATCTGTAGAGCTTTCTAACGCGCTTATGAAGCACGACGGTATCGCACTTATCCTTGCTACTGGTGGTCCAGGCATGGTTAAAGCAGCGTACTCTTCTGGTAAGCCTGCTATCGGTGTTGGTGCTGGTAACGTTCCAGTAGTTATCGACGAAACTGCTGACATCAAACGTGCTGTAGCTTCTATCCTTATGTCTAAAACATTCGATAACGGCGTTGTATGTGCTTCTGAGCAAGCAGCTATTGTAGTTAGCGAAGTCTATGACGAAGTAAAAGAGCGTTTCGCTTCTCACAAAGCTCACGTTCTATCTAAAGCTGACGCTGATAAAGTACGCAAAGTACTGCTTATCGACGGCAACCTAAACGCTAAAATCGTAGGTCAGCCTGCTCCAGCAATCGCTGAAATGGCTGGTGTTAAAGTTCCTGCTGATACAAAAGTACTTGTAGGTGAAGGTCTTGGTAAAGTTTCTTACGATGACGAATTCGCTCACGAGAAACTATCTCCAACTCTAGGTCTATTCCGTGCGGACGACTTCGAAGATGCTGTTGCTCAAGCGGTAACTATGGTTGAAATCGGTGGTATCGGTCATACATCTGGTCTTTACACTAACCAAGATACTAACGCAGACCGCATCCGTTACTTCGGTGACAAGATGAAGACTGCTCGTATTCTAATCAACATCCCTACTACTCACGGTGGTATCGGTGACCTGTACAACTTCAACGTTGCACCTTCTCTAACTCTAGGTTGTGGTTCATGGGGTGGTAACTCTATCTCTGAGAACGTAGGTCCTAAGCACCTTATCAACAAGAAAACTGTAGCGAAGCGAGCTGAAAACATGTTGTGGCACAAACTACCTAAGTCTATCTACTTCCGTCGTGGTAGCCTTCCAATCGCAATGAGCGACCTAGAAGGTAAGAAACGCGCATTCCTAGTAACTGACCGTTTCCTATTCAACAACGGTTACGCTGATGACGTAGTTAGCCTGCTTAAAGCACAAGGCATCGAAGTTCAAACTTTCTTCGACGTAGAAGCGGATCCAACGCTATCTGTTGTTGAGAAAGGCGCTGAAGCAATGAAGAGCTTCCAACCTGACGTAATCCTTGCTCTAGGTGGCGGTTCTCCAATGGATGCTGCTAAGATCATGTGGGTTATGTACGAGCACCCAGAAACTCACTTTGAAGAACTAGCAATGCGCTTTATGGATATCCGTAAACGTATCTACAAGTTCCCTAAAATGGGTCAAAAAGCTGAGCTAGTATGTATTACTACTACTTCAGGTACGGGTTCAGAGGTTACTCCATTCGCTGTTGTTACAGACGACAAGACTGGTGCTAAATACCCACTAGCTGACTACGAAATCACGCCAAACATGGCTATCGTTGATGCGAACCTTGTAATGAACATGCCTAAGTCTCTAACAGCGTTCGGTGGTTACGATGCAGTAACTCACGCTCTTGAAGCTTACGTATCTGTTCTAGCGAACGAATACTCAGACGGTCAAGCTCTTCAAGCACTTAAGATGCTTAAAGAATACCTACCATCAAGCTACAAAAATGGTGCGGCTGACCCAATCGCTCGTGAGAAAGTACACAACGCAGCAACTATCGCTGGTGTAGCATTTGCGAACGCATTCCTAGGTGTGTGTCACTCAATGGCTCACAAAATTGGTGCTGAGTTCCACCTACCACACGGTCTTGCTAACGCACTACTTATCTCAAACGTTGTACGTTACAACGCGAACGATAACCCAACTAAGCAGACTGCATTCTCTCAGTACGACCGCCCACAAGCACGCCGTCGTTACGCTGAAGTTGCTGACCACCTAGGCCTAAGCCAAGCTGGTGACCGTACTGCTCAGAAGATTGAACGTCTACTGACTTGGTTAGAAGAGCTTAAGAAAGACCTAGACATCCCACTATCTATCCAAGCTGCGGGTGTTAACGAGTCTGACTTCATCGCTAAACTAGACGAGCTAGCTGTTGAAGCGTTCGATGACCAGTGTACAGGTGCTAACCCACGTTACCCTCTAATCACTGAGCTAAAAGAAGTTCTAACAACTTCTTACTTCGGCCAACCATACGTTGAAGGCGAAACTTTCGAAGGTACTACAGTTATCCTTAAGAAAGCAGACCAAAAGCCAGCTGAAGCGAAAGCGCCAAAAGCTAAAAAAGAAAAAGCTAACGCATAA
- a CDS encoding SDR family oxidoreductase gives MEIKSSIILVTSAGSRLGGTIANHFVNLGATVILCDKDTEALQATYSQCTRFSDSVYHYTLKGNDSQAILSVFDFIQSTFNTTPDVLVNNWISSPMPSLIGDQPVSTFINDLSSKASTLFAFGQISAERLREEDKEGVIVNVISHDDFHDVSGLESANSMITGFTHSWAKELTPFGIRVGGVVPAVHNSDGKLNRCHWAQLQDELTRTTEYIVSNDYFSGRVVAAEV, from the coding sequence ATGGAAATAAAAAGCTCAATCATATTGGTGACATCTGCCGGCTCGCGACTGGGAGGAACGATTGCGAACCACTTTGTTAACCTTGGAGCCACAGTCATCCTTTGCGATAAAGACACGGAAGCACTTCAAGCAACTTATTCGCAATGTACTCGGTTCTCCGACTCTGTTTACCATTACACGCTCAAAGGAAATGACAGCCAAGCGATTCTCAGCGTGTTTGATTTTATTCAATCGACCTTCAATACCACACCGGATGTACTGGTCAATAACTGGATCAGCTCCCCTATGCCTAGCTTAATTGGTGATCAGCCTGTCAGTACCTTTATTAATGACCTCTCATCTAAGGCATCGACCCTTTTCGCATTTGGACAAATCAGTGCAGAGAGGCTACGAGAAGAAGATAAAGAAGGCGTGATTGTAAATGTGATATCTCACGATGACTTCCATGATGTGTCAGGCTTAGAGAGCGCAAACTCCATGATTACCGGCTTTACCCATAGCTGGGCGAAAGAACTGACTCCATTTGGTATTCGAGTCGGTGGTGTTGTGCCCGCGGTTCATAACTCTGACGGTAAACTCAACCGATGCCATTGGGCGCAACTGCAGGATGAACTAACCAGAACAACAGAATATATTGTCTCTAATGATTACTTTAGTGGGCGAGTTGTGGCTGCTGAGGTTTAG
- a CDS encoding VC2046/SO_2500 family protein yields MQIHTLDKAGIINELKFGIGISQAVEQGRRADFALLLSMFSNDVRDCTPIDTIEITETTEDRLRKQFGVAEPQQLRSNQSSYEISAQQSNHFHQASLASAKLSHYLKPEALAFMPEDTADLPEEVYQNLSGHDRRKLANKHFPDLPHATLYNELTTAQRQYQIQAQV; encoded by the coding sequence ATGCAAATACATACTTTAGACAAAGCAGGAATCATAAACGAACTGAAGTTCGGCATCGGGATCAGCCAAGCGGTTGAGCAAGGTCGCCGTGCAGATTTCGCGTTGCTGTTATCTATGTTCTCTAATGATGTTCGCGATTGCACGCCGATAGACACCATTGAAATCACAGAGACAACTGAAGATCGCCTGCGCAAGCAATTTGGCGTAGCAGAACCACAACAACTGCGTTCAAACCAATCGTCGTATGAAATTTCAGCTCAGCAATCTAATCATTTTCATCAAGCAAGCCTTGCCAGTGCCAAGCTCAGCCACTATTTGAAACCTGAAGCGCTTGCCTTTATGCCTGAAGATACGGCTGACTTACCCGAAGAAGTTTACCAAAACCTTTCTGGTCATGATCGACGTAAACTTGCAAACAAGCATTTCCCTGATTTGCCACACGCCACGCTCTACAATGAGCTAACAACAGCGCAACGTCAGTATCAAATTCAAGCTCAAGTATAG
- the sodB gene encoding superoxide dismutase [Fe]: protein MAFELPALPYAKDALEPHISAETLDFHHGKHHNTYVVKLNGLIPGTEFEGKTLEEIVKTSTGGVFNNAAQIWNHTFYWHCLAPKAGGEPTGAVAEAINAAFGSFEEFKAKFTDSAINNFGSSWTWLVKKADGSLDIVNTSNAATPLTEEGVTPLLTVDLWEHAYYIDFRNVRPDYMAAFWNLVNWSFVEENLAK from the coding sequence ATGGCATTTGAACTACCGGCTCTTCCTTACGCGAAAGACGCACTAGAACCACACATCTCAGCAGAAACGCTAGATTTCCACCACGGTAAGCACCACAACACTTACGTTGTTAAGCTAAACGGTCTTATCCCAGGTACTGAGTTTGAAGGCAAAACACTAGAAGAGATCGTTAAGACTTCGACTGGTGGTGTTTTCAATAACGCTGCTCAAATCTGGAACCACACGTTCTACTGGCACTGTCTTGCTCCTAAAGCAGGCGGCGAACCAACTGGCGCTGTTGCAGAAGCTATCAACGCTGCATTCGGTTCTTTCGAAGAATTCAAAGCGAAATTCACTGATTCAGCAATCAACAACTTCGGTTCTTCTTGGACTTGGTTAGTTAAGAAAGCTGACGGTTCTCTAGACATCGTTAACACTTCTAACGCTGCTACTCCTCTAACAGAAGAAGGTGTTACTCCACTTCTAACTGTTGACCTATGGGAACACGCTTACTACATCGATTTCCGTAATGTTCGCCCTGACTACATGGCTGCATTCTGGAACCTAGTAAACTGGTCTTTCGTAGAAGAGAACCTAGCTAAGTAA
- a CDS encoding Grx4 family monothiol glutaredoxin: METIDKIKQQIEENTILLYMKGSPKLPSCGFSSQASQALMACGEKFAYVDILQNPDIRAELPAYAQWPTFPQLWVEGELIGGCDIILEMFQKGELQPIIKEAAAKVAGDDAE; this comes from the coding sequence ATGGAAACTATCGATAAAATCAAACAGCAAATTGAAGAAAACACTATTCTACTGTACATGAAAGGTTCTCCTAAGCTACCTAGCTGTGGTTTCTCTTCTCAAGCGTCTCAAGCTCTAATGGCATGTGGCGAGAAATTTGCTTACGTAGATATTCTACAAAACCCAGATATCCGTGCAGAGCTTCCAGCTTACGCACAATGGCCAACTTTCCCACAACTTTGGGTTGAAGGTGAGCTAATCGGTGGTTGTGACATCATTCTTGAGATGTTCCAAAAAGGCGAACTTCAGCCAATCATCAAAGAAGCAGCAGCTAAAGTTGCTGGTGATGACGCTGAGTAA
- a CDS encoding DsbA family protein: MNVKLHYVHDPMCSWCWGYKPTLELLKQQLPASIEFNYVVGGLAPDSDEPMSEEMKGKLQAIWKQIEAKLGTEFNHEFWTECKPVRSTYPACRAVIAAGFQDHYEAMLEAIQHAYYLRAMLPHSQETHLQLAEELGMNVQQFENDLSSKLLESELDDQLGFKEAMGVFSYPTLMLEVNGIFSEVELDYHSTEATLKSIREILVNSAPAA; this comes from the coding sequence ATGAACGTAAAACTTCATTATGTGCATGATCCAATGTGCAGCTGGTGTTGGGGATACAAGCCAACGCTTGAGTTGTTGAAACAACAATTGCCTGCGAGCATTGAGTTTAACTACGTTGTGGGTGGCTTGGCACCGGATTCTGATGAGCCAATGTCAGAAGAGATGAAAGGCAAACTGCAAGCGATCTGGAAGCAGATTGAAGCTAAGCTAGGTACCGAGTTTAACCACGAGTTTTGGACTGAGTGTAAGCCTGTTCGCAGCACTTACCCTGCGTGCCGTGCTGTAATCGCCGCAGGTTTTCAAGATCACTACGAAGCGATGCTAGAAGCGATTCAACATGCGTACTACCTTCGTGCGATGTTGCCACACAGTCAAGAAACGCACCTGCAGTTGGCTGAAGAGCTAGGCATGAACGTACAACAGTTTGAAAATGACCTTTCTAGCAAGTTATTGGAAAGTGAATTAGATGACCAGTTAGGCTTTAAAGAAGCGATGGGTGTGTTTTCTTACCCGACGTTAATGCTTGAAGTAAATGGCATTTTTAGTGAAGTTGAACTGGATTACCATTCAACTGAAGCGACGCTTAAGTCTATTCGCGAAATTCTAGTGAACAGTGCTCCCGCTGCATAA